The following proteins are encoded in a genomic region of Gimesia algae:
- a CDS encoding polysaccharide deacetylase family protein, which produces MRSFLSLLCLTLITPVAPAAEKPATIKKSFESGIVLTFDDRYVDQWVQQIPLFKKYDAHVTFFVDHFYTLKPAQIAGLKKLQNAGHAIGSHSVNHIKAVDYVGTKGMKAYLQNEIDPSVKRLTEAGFKPTAFAYPSSSHSEEIDVALLKTFRHLRGGTGLTPGQRMRDLKTIFTPVDQIASRGCLIGTGIDYAGTDKRPDCLTEIKDAMDHAKQRGEIVVFYAHNISDKGPGHHLQPRALEEILAHAQQIGLPTLTYDDLP; this is translated from the coding sequence ATGCGATCATTCCTCTCCCTGCTCTGCCTGACTCTGATCACGCCGGTCGCTCCCGCTGCAGAAAAACCGGCCACAATCAAAAAATCATTTGAATCCGGCATTGTTTTGACATTCGACGACCGGTATGTCGACCAGTGGGTCCAGCAGATCCCTCTCTTCAAAAAGTATGACGCGCATGTCACATTCTTTGTCGATCACTTTTACACACTGAAACCCGCGCAGATTGCCGGATTGAAAAAGCTGCAGAACGCCGGCCATGCCATAGGCAGTCATAGCGTCAATCATATTAAAGCCGTCGACTATGTCGGTACGAAAGGCATGAAAGCGTATCTGCAGAATGAAATCGATCCTTCCGTCAAACGGCTGACAGAAGCTGGCTTTAAGCCAACAGCCTTCGCCTATCCCAGCAGTTCCCACAGTGAGGAAATTGATGTAGCGCTACTCAAAACGTTCCGTCACTTAAGGGGAGGAACAGGCCTCACTCCTGGCCAGCGGATGCGCGATCTGAAAACCATCTTTACTCCCGTCGACCAAATCGCCAGTCGAGGCTGTCTGATCGGAACCGGCATTGATTACGCCGGGACGGATAAACGACCTGACTGTCTCACTGAAATTAAAGATGCGATGGACCACGCCAAACAGCGCGGCGAAATCGTGGTGTTTTATGCGCACAACATCAGCGACAAGGGACCAGGACATCATCTACAGCCGCGGGCACTCGAAGAAATCCTGGCACACGCGCAACAGATCGGACTGCCGACACTGACTTATGATGACCTGCCATAA
- a CDS encoding arylsulfatase, producing the protein MLYRRSLPAMSICLIYFLLFISPVSLSAAEKPNIILIMCDDMGFSDIGCYGGEVQTPHLNRLAEEGMRFTQFYNNAKCTTTRASILTGLYPRFGKGGHMRQNMVTLGEAMKTAGYHTGLSGKWHLMKTQGYAKSEKPGGWLNRYDKTTHPFFRGFDSYYGVLDGCCNFFDPTISDPPYKRAGIRSFGHDDKAVTEFKEGYYTTDAFTDHTLGMIKEYSDNEQPFFIHLCYTAPHYPLHAKPADIKKYVGKFKMGWDQMRKDRWKRLQEMGIAGENWSLSEGDSRAYDWETANQEFEDQRMAVYAAMIDSMDQNIGRIMTTLKETGQLDNTLVLFLSDNGGCSEEPGGRNPQERTPGPKDDYVAVGPAWGWAQNSPFRRYKSWVHEGGISTPLIAWWPGKVPAGSINRSPAHIIDLMPSFLEMAGAEYPKTYQGHEILPVEGTSILPLLQGEEKTLHDSLAWYWSGNRALRQGPWKLVWDKGVGEWELYDISADRCETKNLAKQQPERVQQMSKDWFAWAEKVELGTKVKQK; encoded by the coding sequence ATGCTTTACCGACGCTCGCTCCCTGCCATGTCAATTTGTCTGATTTACTTTCTTCTATTTATTTCACCCGTTTCGCTGTCCGCTGCGGAGAAGCCGAATATCATTCTCATCATGTGTGATGACATGGGCTTTTCCGATATCGGCTGTTATGGCGGTGAAGTACAAACGCCGCATCTGAACCGACTGGCAGAGGAAGGGATGCGGTTCACGCAGTTTTATAACAATGCAAAATGCACGACGACCCGGGCGTCGATTTTGACCGGCCTGTATCCCCGCTTCGGTAAAGGGGGGCACATGCGTCAGAACATGGTAACACTGGGGGAAGCGATGAAAACGGCTGGATATCATACTGGCCTGAGTGGTAAATGGCATTTGATGAAGACGCAGGGCTATGCCAAGAGCGAAAAGCCGGGGGGCTGGTTGAATCGTTACGACAAGACCACACATCCGTTCTTTCGTGGTTTTGACTCGTATTATGGTGTGCTGGACGGTTGCTGTAATTTCTTCGACCCGACGATTTCCGATCCTCCCTACAAGCGGGCGGGTATTCGCAGCTTCGGTCACGATGACAAGGCGGTTACCGAATTTAAAGAAGGCTATTATACGACCGATGCGTTTACCGATCATACGCTGGGTATGATCAAAGAATACAGCGACAACGAGCAGCCTTTCTTTATCCATCTGTGTTATACAGCACCTCATTATCCGCTACATGCGAAACCGGCTGACATAAAGAAGTATGTGGGTAAGTTCAAAATGGGCTGGGATCAGATGCGAAAGGATCGCTGGAAACGTCTACAGGAAATGGGAATTGCCGGAGAGAACTGGTCTCTTTCGGAAGGTGACAGTCGTGCCTATGACTGGGAGACGGCGAATCAGGAATTTGAAGATCAGCGGATGGCCGTCTATGCAGCGATGATTGACAGTATGGATCAGAATATCGGCCGCATCATGACGACGCTCAAAGAGACGGGGCAGCTCGACAATACGCTGGTACTGTTTCTTTCCGATAATGGGGGCTGCAGTGAAGAACCTGGAGGTCGCAATCCCCAGGAGAGAACTCCCGGGCCGAAAGATGATTACGTCGCCGTCGGCCCTGCCTGGGGCTGGGCTCAGAATTCCCCGTTCCGCAGGTACAAATCGTGGGTGCATGAGGGAGGCATCTCCACACCCCTGATTGCCTGGTGGCCGGGCAAAGTACCAGCGGGATCCATCAACCGTAGCCCGGCTCATATCATTGACTTGATGCCCAGTTTTCTGGAGATGGCAGGAGCAGAATATCCAAAAACATACCAGGGGCATGAGATTCTACCTGTGGAAGGAACCAGCATACTTCCTCTCTTACAAGGGGAAGAAAAAACCTTGCACGATTCGCTGGCCTGGTACTGGTCTGGGAATCGGGCGTTAAGGCAGGGGCCATGGAAACTGGTATGGGACAAAGGAGTCGGGGAGTGGGAGCTGTACGATATCAGTGCCGACCGGTGTGAAACGAAAAATCTGGCAAAGCAGCAGCCGGAACGGGTGCAGCAGATGTCGAAAGACTGGTTTGCCTGGGCGGAGAAAGTGGAGCTGGGTACGAAGGTCAAGCAGAAATAA
- a CDS encoding twin-arginine translocation signal domain-containing protein, whose amino-acid sequence MSFSRHTQSRRDFLKTTAAGTTAALFGAPAIHADSKTDSRVILGSGDHKYEVTHDWAQLPSEFTWQTTHNVAVDKDGFVYVIHEGRAEQTDHPSIFVFDPKGKYVRSFGKQFQGGGHGLEVRQEGTDQFLYVTAYQHLKTFAKLDLKGETVWQKYAPMISKCYAEGEATNPEKVWGRDRFLPTNFAFHPDGGFYLADGYGAYQIHRYDKNGLWLSAFGGEGKEDGKFKLPHGLWIDDRTGREPSVVVADRANARLQWFTLDGKHLQTMTGFILPANLDTYQDLLLVPDLASRITLLDKDNQVIAQLGQDKEWEKTMKSAKPRMRETPDQWQVGRFVHPHDACFDQNGDIFVAEWVATGRVSKLKRLS is encoded by the coding sequence ATGAGTTTTTCCAGACACACACAGTCACGTCGGGATTTTCTGAAAACCACAGCCGCTGGCACCACAGCGGCTCTGTTCGGGGCGCCGGCCATCCACGCTGATTCCAAAACCGATTCCCGCGTCATTCTCGGCTCAGGAGATCACAAATATGAGGTCACACACGACTGGGCCCAACTGCCTTCCGAATTCACCTGGCAGACAACACACAATGTTGCCGTCGATAAAGACGGATTCGTCTATGTAATACATGAAGGTCGCGCCGAGCAGACTGATCATCCTTCGATCTTCGTATTTGATCCCAAGGGAAAATATGTTCGTTCGTTCGGAAAACAGTTCCAGGGAGGCGGGCATGGACTGGAAGTGCGCCAGGAGGGGACTGACCAGTTCCTGTATGTGACCGCCTATCAGCATCTGAAAACGTTTGCCAAGCTGGATCTCAAAGGGGAAACCGTCTGGCAGAAATATGCCCCCATGATTTCAAAATGTTATGCCGAAGGGGAAGCGACCAATCCGGAGAAAGTCTGGGGCCGCGATCGTTTCCTGCCGACCAACTTTGCTTTCCATCCCGATGGTGGTTTTTATCTGGCCGACGGCTATGGCGCGTATCAGATCCACCGCTACGACAAAAACGGACTCTGGCTGTCTGCCTTCGGAGGAGAAGGAAAAGAAGATGGTAAATTCAAACTGCCCCACGGTCTGTGGATTGATGACCGAACAGGACGCGAACCGTCAGTCGTCGTCGCCGACCGCGCAAACGCCCGCCTGCAGTGGTTCACGCTGGATGGCAAGCATCTGCAGACCATGACCGGCTTCATTCTCCCCGCCAACCTTGATACCTACCAGGACCTGCTGCTCGTCCCTGACCTGGCTTCCCGCATCACACTGCTTGATAAAGACAATCAAGTGATTGCGCAGCTGGGCCAGGACAAGGAATGGGAAAAAACCATGAAATCTGCCAAGCCTCGCATGCGGGAAACCCCGGATCAATGGCAGGTTGGACGCTTCGTACATCCCCATGACGCCTGTTTCGATCAGAATGGAGATATTTTCGTCGCCGAGTGGGTTGCCACCGGACGCGTCAGTAAACTGAAACGACTCAGCTGA
- a CDS encoding exo-alpha-sialidase, whose product MKQISLVLTLLLFYCIPSLANVDSPTPKIKLSPETEKRCLEVLREAINSDEFWPSMHAAEALTLAGKGDEVRQIIEPKLKTEKDDQHRCGLARELVRAGDRSKAAIMFQILAGKDSHGHVHACESLYKVNELGDGILIREAMKSDNPKKAMMAAALLCRWGNPEAFKVVRKFLQDDDVSIAATAAWIIARIGDKQDIPALKANLKRTNDPFTRAYFETALAMHGDPEGLAAVKANLSSDNAAVKTYSAIFAGEAGATNLKEKLIKQLSDKNRDARIRAAQALIVLAKSEPPQDEIVVNDVYEASKEYPRYSEGSILPLNDGSLLYATTQFIGSGSDFATARIIAKKSTDGGRTWGKQRVLQENTGKKNVMSATLRYLAGPMQEKRPIGLFYLKKNTLSDLKAYLKVSEDNGKTFGPPIEITTPPGYHVMNNDRITILSNGRWLAPVASTPDVHKNNHFVCTCFISDDQGKTWKQSKDNVDYAKRGAMEPEVFELKDGNVLMIFRTQSGHIGSSLSSDKGDTWSKPVSWGVRAPEAPATLRRIPSTGDLLLIWNDNFEPGAGHSGKRTPLTAAISDDEGKTWKLKKNLETDADHTYSYISLTFYHGRAVMSYYVGDENRMISSRFRSMPLAWFYQPEAD is encoded by the coding sequence ATGAAACAGATCTCACTGGTACTGACACTCTTGCTGTTTTACTGTATCCCCTCACTGGCAAACGTTGATTCACCGACCCCCAAAATTAAATTGAGTCCGGAAACGGAAAAACGCTGCCTGGAAGTTCTACGGGAAGCTATAAACAGCGATGAGTTCTGGCCATCAATGCATGCCGCAGAAGCGTTGACCCTGGCTGGCAAAGGGGATGAAGTCCGTCAGATTATTGAACCCAAACTCAAAACCGAAAAGGACGACCAGCACCGCTGTGGCCTGGCTCGCGAACTGGTCCGTGCCGGCGACCGCTCCAAGGCCGCCATCATGTTTCAGATTCTCGCCGGTAAAGATTCCCATGGCCACGTACATGCCTGCGAATCGCTCTACAAAGTCAACGAACTGGGCGATGGGATTCTGATTCGTGAAGCGATGAAATCTGACAATCCTAAAAAGGCAATGATGGCTGCCGCCCTGCTCTGTCGCTGGGGCAATCCGGAGGCCTTTAAAGTCGTTCGTAAATTCCTGCAAGACGATGATGTCAGCATTGCCGCGACGGCTGCCTGGATCATCGCTCGCATAGGCGATAAACAGGACATTCCCGCTCTCAAAGCCAATCTGAAACGGACCAACGATCCCTTCACCCGCGCGTATTTTGAGACGGCACTCGCCATGCACGGTGATCCGGAGGGCTTAGCAGCCGTCAAAGCTAATCTCTCCAGCGATAATGCAGCCGTCAAAACGTATTCTGCCATCTTTGCCGGCGAAGCGGGAGCGACCAACCTTAAAGAAAAACTGATCAAACAGCTCAGCGATAAAAACCGGGATGCCCGTATTCGCGCCGCCCAGGCTTTGATCGTCTTAGCCAAAAGTGAACCTCCCCAAGACGAAATTGTTGTCAATGATGTCTATGAAGCATCCAAAGAATATCCCCGCTACAGCGAAGGCTCCATCCTCCCCTTAAACGATGGTTCGCTACTGTATGCCACAACTCAGTTTATCGGCAGTGGCTCAGACTTTGCGACCGCACGCATCATCGCGAAAAAATCTACGGACGGCGGTCGTACCTGGGGAAAACAGCGTGTCCTGCAGGAAAATACGGGTAAGAAAAACGTGATGTCGGCGACACTGCGATACCTGGCTGGACCGATGCAGGAAAAACGCCCCATCGGACTGTTTTATCTCAAGAAAAATACGCTGTCCGACCTCAAAGCCTATCTCAAAGTTTCAGAAGATAACGGCAAAACCTTCGGACCACCCATCGAAATTACAACGCCCCCCGGTTATCACGTGATGAACAACGACCGAATTACGATTCTCTCAAATGGTCGCTGGCTGGCCCCGGTGGCTTCGACCCCCGATGTCCACAAGAACAATCACTTTGTCTGCACTTGTTTCATTTCAGATGATCAGGGAAAAACCTGGAAGCAGTCCAAAGACAACGTCGACTATGCCAAACGGGGTGCGATGGAACCGGAAGTCTTTGAATTGAAAGACGGCAATGTGCTGATGATTTTCCGTACGCAGTCTGGTCATATCGGTTCCAGTCTCTCGAGTGACAAAGGTGATACCTGGAGCAAACCCGTTTCCTGGGGTGTGCGGGCTCCTGAAGCCCCAGCCACACTGCGCCGCATTCCTTCCACTGGCGATCTACTACTAATCTGGAATGATAACTTTGAACCCGGCGCTGGACACAGCGGAAAACGAACACCGCTGACTGCTGCCATCAGCGATGATGAAGGCAAAACCTGGAAGCTCAAAAAGAATCTGGAGACGGATGCAGACCACACCTATTCTTACATCAGTCTCACATTTTACCACGGGCGCGCCGTCATGAGCTACTATGTGGGAGACGAAAACCGCATGATCTCATCCCGCTTTCGTTCAATGCCACTCGCCTGGTTCTATCAACCAGAGGCGGACTGA
- a CDS encoding outer membrane protein assembly factor BamB family protein has product MFRALIFCLSILSVSISCPAEEQEPLKPKPIQVEASDWPWWRGPARNGIADSSQNPPLQWSATENILWKSPIQGRGYSSPTVVGNRIFLASADTENETQFVLCYDRETGKQLWKTVVFTGGLSKKGNKKSTHASSTVACDGTKVYINFINNGAAYTSALSLEGRLIWQTKITDYIIHQGYGSSPAIYQDLVIVSADNKGGGAVAALNRATGMVVWKIDRPATANYPSPIILEVAGKEQVLMTGCNLVTGIAPLTGKKLWEIEGATTECVTSTVTNGELILTSGGYPKNHIAAVKADGSGEVVWENSNRMYVPSMLIQDNKIYSVTDNGVAVCWDVKTGKEIWKGRLGGTFSSSPVLVDDRIYVTNEAGETYIFKASPKEFELLGENKLGTEVFATPTFCDSRIYMRVSQEGDGKRQEMLYCIGRK; this is encoded by the coding sequence ATGTTTCGAGCCCTGATTTTCTGCCTGTCGATTCTCTCAGTTTCAATCAGTTGCCCTGCTGAAGAACAGGAACCTTTGAAGCCGAAACCGATCCAGGTGGAAGCGTCTGACTGGCCCTGGTGGCGGGGCCCCGCACGAAACGGCATTGCTGATTCAAGTCAGAATCCACCGCTCCAATGGAGCGCGACGGAGAACATTCTCTGGAAATCGCCGATTCAAGGTCGAGGTTATAGCTCACCGACGGTTGTGGGAAACCGGATCTTTCTGGCTTCGGCTGATACGGAAAACGAGACCCAGTTTGTATTGTGTTATGACCGGGAGACCGGAAAACAACTCTGGAAAACCGTAGTCTTCACCGGTGGTTTAAGCAAAAAGGGGAATAAGAAATCAACGCACGCCTCATCAACGGTCGCCTGTGATGGGACGAAAGTCTATATCAACTTCATCAACAACGGAGCCGCGTATACGAGCGCACTGTCGCTGGAGGGTCGATTGATCTGGCAGACGAAGATCACAGACTACATCATTCACCAGGGCTATGGCTCTTCGCCCGCCATTTATCAGGATCTGGTCATTGTATCAGCGGACAACAAAGGGGGCGGTGCGGTTGCTGCACTGAACCGCGCGACCGGAATGGTGGTCTGGAAAATAGATCGTCCCGCTACCGCTAATTATCCCTCGCCCATTATTCTGGAAGTGGCGGGCAAAGAACAGGTACTGATGACCGGCTGTAATCTGGTGACCGGGATCGCGCCGCTGACCGGGAAGAAACTCTGGGAAATTGAAGGAGCTACGACTGAATGTGTGACATCGACGGTGACGAACGGAGAGTTGATTCTGACCAGTGGCGGTTATCCCAAGAATCACATCGCTGCTGTCAAAGCCGATGGTTCAGGTGAGGTCGTCTGGGAGAACAGCAACCGCATGTATGTGCCTTCCATGTTGATTCAGGATAACAAAATTTATTCGGTGACTGACAACGGGGTCGCGGTCTGCTGGGATGTGAAAACCGGTAAAGAGATCTGGAAAGGGCGTCTGGGGGGCACGTTCAGTTCGTCTCCGGTTCTGGTGGATGATCGAATTTATGTGACCAACGAAGCAGGCGAAACCTATATCTTCAAAGCAAGTCCCAAAGAATTTGAACTGCTGGGGGAAAACAAACTGGGAACCGAAGTTTTTGCGACTCCCACGTTCTGTGACAGCCGGATTTATATGCGGGTATCTCAGGAAGGGGACGGCAAGCGACAGGAAATGCTGTACTGCATCGGCAGGAAGTAG
- a CDS encoding sialidase family protein has protein sequence MPLNAVVYIIFTLILFCAPHSNLFAQKKADLKRESLDFRIQLTTATKGYDGKTCWVHARAGAIPVGAPGNDLDNPIVVMTMQKLLLSGSDIFYALNSMRTNDLGITWQGPVEQKNLSRHNLPDGGEVVVSDFWPQWHAKSKTLLGIGHTVRYYNNRIDKKKNIRVSSYAIYDPDKNLWSPWKSLKLPDGPEFISSGAGSVQRYDLPNGDILLPVYYQRPERKYSDVMVLRCRFDGHTLKYIEHGNELSIDDGRGFAEPSIAKFGDWFYLTLRNDNAAYVTRSKDGLHFPAPQKWTFEDGKDLGSYNTQAHWVTHTDGLYLVYTRRGANNDHIIRHRAPLILGRVNPEKMAIIRDSERILVPERGARLGNFGVVDVNENETWVIVSEWMQRFGPDYVMPVDNKYGSDNSVYVSKILWKRPNKFMK, from the coding sequence ATGCCATTGAATGCTGTTGTCTATATCATATTCACACTCATCCTGTTTTGTGCTCCCCACAGCAATCTATTCGCTCAGAAAAAAGCGGATTTGAAACGGGAGTCTCTCGACTTTCGTATTCAGCTCACTACTGCCACCAAGGGTTATGACGGCAAGACCTGCTGGGTGCATGCCCGAGCCGGTGCGATTCCCGTGGGCGCGCCCGGCAATGATCTCGACAATCCGATTGTCGTAATGACAATGCAGAAATTGCTGCTCTCAGGTAGCGATATCTTCTATGCCTTGAATTCCATGCGGACCAATGACCTGGGAATTACCTGGCAAGGTCCTGTCGAACAGAAAAACCTCAGTCGTCACAATCTTCCCGATGGAGGCGAAGTGGTTGTCTCCGACTTCTGGCCACAATGGCACGCCAAATCAAAAACCCTACTCGGTATCGGGCATACTGTCCGTTATTACAATAACCGTATTGACAAGAAAAAGAACATCCGCGTTTCCTCCTATGCGATATATGATCCTGATAAGAACCTCTGGTCCCCCTGGAAATCTCTTAAGCTTCCAGATGGTCCGGAATTCATCAGCAGCGGTGCCGGCTCGGTGCAACGTTATGATCTGCCGAACGGTGACATCCTGCTCCCTGTCTATTATCAACGCCCTGAAAGAAAATACTCTGACGTGATGGTACTCCGCTGTCGCTTTGATGGTCACACACTGAAATACATTGAGCATGGTAACGAACTCTCCATCGACGATGGCAGAGGTTTTGCGGAACCTTCCATTGCGAAATTTGGGGACTGGTTCTATCTCACGCTGCGGAACGACAATGCCGCATATGTCACTCGCAGTAAAGATGGACTGCATTTTCCAGCGCCACAAAAGTGGACGTTCGAAGACGGCAAGGATTTAGGCAGTTACAACACTCAGGCCCATTGGGTTACTCACACGGACGGACTGTATCTGGTCTACACCCGCCGCGGTGCAAACAACGATCATATCATCCGTCACCGCGCCCCGCTGATTCTGGGCCGTGTTAATCCCGAAAAGATGGCCATCATTCGCGACTCTGAACGTATTCTGGTTCCGGAACGTGGCGCCCGCCTGGGCAACTTCGGCGTCGTCGATGTCAACGAGAACGAAACCTGGGTCATCGTCAGCGAATGGATGCAGCGCTTCGGCCCGGATTATGTGATGCCCGTCGACAATAAGTACGGTTCGGATAATAGTGTATACGTCTCCAAAATTCTCTGGAAACGTCCCAACAAGTTTATGAAATAA
- a CDS encoding Gfo/Idh/MocA family protein: MSRLNRREFLGTVPVVWAGMSSLSQAAYTANDKVNVALVGCGGRGRGLGSWFSKLPDSQLVAVCDPDQSRSGQMADQIEKSGAKRPRQVEDFRTLLDGNEIDAIAIATPDHWHTPAAIVACQAGKDVYVEKPCSHNIHEGRQLVNAARKYKRVVQHGTNLRATPVYQKAWKQIQDGAIGKVMMVKAINNQRRALYPVRPDEPVPSGVNYDLWLGPGKKQPFNRNRFHTAWHWTWEFGTGDIGNDGVHQIDIGRWGMNLKAPNAVSCSGAKLGSKGDAQQTPDTMVVTWEYDDLLYVYEQRDFTPYRLQAHRHDNDNIFYGDKGFMMVDRSGYRIFYKHERGPAFEEKWQDTPTHYQNFIDCVKSRKSADLLAEIEEGHYSAMLSHLGNISYRTGRRLVFDPKTETFPEDKEANQYLSRQYRDGYELPQV, from the coding sequence ATGAGTCGCTTGAACCGTCGTGAGTTTCTGGGAACCGTTCCTGTAGTCTGGGCCGGGATGTCTTCTCTCAGTCAGGCTGCTTACACTGCGAATGACAAAGTAAATGTTGCACTCGTTGGCTGCGGTGGACGAGGACGGGGGCTGGGCAGTTGGTTTTCGAAACTTCCCGACAGTCAGCTGGTTGCGGTCTGCGATCCCGACCAGAGCCGTTCAGGACAGATGGCCGATCAGATTGAAAAATCAGGAGCGAAGCGTCCCAGACAGGTTGAAGATTTCCGCACGCTGCTCGACGGGAATGAAATTGATGCGATCGCCATCGCCACCCCCGATCACTGGCACACACCGGCTGCCATCGTGGCCTGCCAGGCCGGTAAGGATGTGTACGTTGAAAAGCCCTGTTCACATAATATTCATGAAGGTCGGCAGCTGGTGAATGCGGCTCGTAAATACAAACGCGTCGTGCAGCATGGCACGAATCTCCGCGCGACTCCCGTATATCAGAAAGCCTGGAAACAGATTCAGGATGGCGCCATCGGCAAAGTAATGATGGTGAAAGCCATCAACAATCAGCGCCGAGCCTTGTATCCTGTCCGCCCCGATGAACCAGTCCCCAGTGGAGTGAACTATGATCTCTGGCTGGGTCCTGGAAAAAAACAACCATTCAACCGCAATCGATTCCATACGGCCTGGCATTGGACCTGGGAATTCGGAACCGGTGATATCGGCAATGATGGAGTACACCAGATCGACATCGGTCGCTGGGGCATGAATCTGAAAGCACCGAACGCGGTCTCCTGCAGTGGCGCCAAGCTGGGTTCCAAAGGGGATGCGCAACAGACACCGGACACAATGGTCGTTACCTGGGAATACGATGACCTGCTCTACGTCTATGAACAGCGCGATTTCACTCCTTATCGTCTGCAGGCCCATCGACACGATAATGACAACATATTCTATGGCGATAAGGGTTTCATGATGGTCGATCGTTCGGGTTACCGTATCTTCTACAAACACGAGCGCGGCCCTGCATTTGAAGAGAAATGGCAGGACACGCCGACTCATTACCAGAACTTCATCGATTGTGTGAAGAGCCGTAAATCAGCCGATCTGCTGGCAGAAATTGAAGAGGGGCACTATTCCGCCATGCTCAGTCACCTCGGCAATATTTCGTATCGTACCGGCAGGCGACTGGTCTTCGATCCCAAAACCGAAACTTTCCCCGAAGACAAAGAGGCCAATCAATATTTGTCCCGCCAGTATCGAGACGGGTATGAACTGCCTCAAGTTTAA
- a CDS encoding Gfo/Idh/MocA family protein, giving the protein MADKAKVALIISETSAHLGAYFPALASCEDISEVILSDEGQKHVEEARKKLGDKLTRVYNSPAELFQKEKPDLALITLEAGKAPAAIDIALDHDCPVFAEKPACTNIDAFEALVQKADSKHLNLMLALANRNNPEVKAARRMIRKGTLGKIYGIELNFIADQTRLTSKSYQSGWFAQKARAGGGHLIWLGIHWLDLGMYITDSKITDVSGFITNIGGQPLDVEDSAALSLKFDKGFLGTMTSGYYTNRGKQSLIKIWGSKGWLEMDYSTGKHLQWSLNSDKPGTVHKFEESIQPRGYSPCVHAAVRSVLDKEPPTLDSHDSLQVLRTIYAAYKAAEIGETQHIRID; this is encoded by the coding sequence ATGGCAGACAAAGCAAAGGTTGCACTTATCATCAGTGAAACGTCTGCGCATCTCGGCGCGTATTTCCCGGCACTCGCCTCTTGTGAAGACATCAGCGAAGTCATCCTCAGCGATGAAGGTCAGAAGCATGTCGAGGAAGCCCGCAAAAAGCTGGGTGATAAACTCACGCGGGTCTATAACAGCCCTGCAGAACTTTTTCAGAAAGAGAAGCCGGATCTGGCGCTGATTACGCTCGAAGCCGGTAAAGCCCCCGCAGCGATTGACATCGCGCTGGATCACGACTGCCCTGTCTTTGCAGAAAAACCTGCCTGTACGAATATCGATGCCTTTGAAGCTCTGGTGCAGAAAGCGGACAGCAAACATCTCAATCTGATGCTGGCGCTGGCCAATCGGAACAATCCCGAAGTCAAAGCTGCCCGCCGCATGATTCGCAAAGGGACGCTCGGAAAGATTTACGGCATCGAACTCAATTTCATTGCCGACCAGACCCGCTTGACCAGCAAGAGCTATCAGTCCGGCTGGTTTGCACAGAAAGCACGCGCAGGGGGCGGACACCTGATCTGGCTGGGCATTCACTGGCTTGACCTGGGCATGTATATTACCGATTCCAAAATTACCGATGTCAGCGGTTTCATCACCAATATCGGTGGTCAGCCTCTCGATGTGGAAGATTCAGCCGCTCTCAGCCTCAAGTTCGACAAAGGCTTCCTGGGGACGATGACCTCCGGATATTATACCAATCGAGGTAAACAGTCGCTGATTAAAATCTGGGGCTCCAAAGGCTGGCTGGAAATGGATTACTCCACCGGCAAGCACCTGCAATGGTCTCTCAATTCAGATAAACCAGGCACGGTCCATAAATTCGAAGAATCCATTCAACCTCGTGGCTACTCCCCCTGTGTGCATGCCGCCGTGCGATCGGTTCTGGATAAGGAACCTCCCACGCTCGACAGCCACGACAGTCTGCAGGTGTTAAGAACCATCTATGCAGCTTACAAGGCTGCTGAGATCGGAGAGACGCAACACATCCGTATCGACTGA